From the Sphingomonas aliaeris genome, one window contains:
- a CDS encoding nitroreductase: MNVSEAVAARRSVRGYLDRPVDRAVLEMIVRKAGRAATGGNLQPWHIDVIVGQPLVDLKAKMMAKLASGQKEEPAYAIYPDKLTGPYRDRRFAIGEAMYREIGIPREDKAGRMSWFARNFQFFGAPAALFCTVDRQMGPPQWADLGMYLQNVMLLAVEAGLATCAQECWAMYPDTITSFLGTPRERMLFCGMAIGYEDTEEPANRVRSERAPDEEWLTIRA; the protein is encoded by the coding sequence GTGAATGTCAGCGAAGCCGTAGCGGCAAGGCGATCGGTGCGGGGATATCTGGATCGCCCGGTCGATCGTGCGGTGCTTGAAATGATCGTTCGCAAGGCCGGGCGCGCCGCGACCGGGGGCAATCTGCAGCCCTGGCACATCGACGTGATCGTCGGGCAGCCACTCGTCGATCTGAAGGCGAAGATGATGGCGAAGCTGGCGTCCGGCCAGAAGGAAGAACCGGCCTATGCGATCTATCCCGACAAGCTGACCGGCCCCTATCGCGACCGCCGCTTCGCGATCGGAGAGGCGATGTACCGCGAGATCGGCATTCCACGTGAAGACAAAGCGGGGCGGATGTCGTGGTTCGCGCGCAACTTCCAGTTCTTCGGTGCGCCTGCGGCCTTGTTCTGCACGGTCGACCGCCAGATGGGGCCACCGCAATGGGCCGATCTGGGCATGTACCTGCAAAACGTGATGCTGTTGGCGGTCGAGGCGGGGCTCGCCACCTGCGCGCAGGAATGCTGGGCGATGTATCCCGATACCATAACGTCGTTCCTGGGCACGCCCCGCGAGCGGATGCTCTTCTGCGGCATGGCGATCGGGTATGAAGATACGGAAGAGCCCGCCAACCGCGTGCGCAGCGAGCGGGCTCCCGATGAGGAATGGCTTACGATCCGAGCCTGA
- a CDS encoding SDR family NAD(P)-dependent oxidoreductase: MNIDNTISAVVTGGSSGLGEATARALAARGVKVAIFDLQADKGEAVAADIGGVFCEVNVTSDESVDAGFAKARAAHGQESVLVCCAGTGNAMKTASRSKEDGSIKHFSLEAFNWLIQINLVGTFRCVAKSAAGMLTLEPGEDGERGAIVMTASVAAEDGQMGQAAYSASKGGVVGMTLPIARDLMSEGIRINTILPGIFNTPLMQGAPQAVKDNLAASVPFPKRLGNAAEYANLALTMLENSYFNGEDVRLDGAIRMAPR, translated from the coding sequence ATGAACATCGACAACACCATTTCCGCAGTCGTTACGGGCGGGTCTTCCGGGCTGGGCGAAGCGACGGCTCGCGCGCTCGCGGCCAGAGGCGTTAAGGTCGCGATCTTCGATCTTCAGGCGGATAAGGGCGAGGCGGTCGCCGCGGATATCGGCGGCGTGTTCTGCGAAGTGAACGTCACGTCGGATGAATCCGTCGATGCGGGCTTTGCCAAGGCACGCGCGGCACATGGTCAGGAATCGGTCCTGGTCTGCTGCGCTGGCACCGGCAACGCGATGAAGACCGCCAGCCGGTCGAAGGAAGACGGCAGCATCAAGCATTTCAGCCTGGAAGCCTTTAACTGGCTCATCCAGATCAATTTGGTTGGCACGTTCCGCTGCGTAGCGAAATCCGCCGCGGGCATGCTGACGCTGGAGCCGGGCGAGGATGGCGAACGCGGTGCGATCGTGATGACCGCATCCGTCGCCGCCGAAGATGGCCAGATGGGCCAGGCCGCGTACAGCGCGTCCAAGGGCGGCGTCGTGGGCATGACCCTGCCGATCGCCCGCGACCTGATGAGCGAAGGCATTCGTATCAACACGATCCTGCCGGGCATCTTCAACACCCCGCTGATGCAGGGTGCGCCGCAGGCGGTGAAGGACAATCTGGCCGCCAGCGTCCCCTTCCCCAAGCGCTTGGGCAACGCCGCCGAATATGCCAATCTCGCGCTGACCATGCTGGAAAACAGCTATTTCAACGGTGAGGACGTGCGTCTGGACGGTGCGATCCGCATGGCTCCGCGTTGA
- a CDS encoding acetyl-CoA C-acetyltransferase yields MPEAYIVEAVRTAGGKRGGKLAGWHPADMGGAVLDAVIDRTGIDPAAVEDVIMGCVSQGGEQGFQIGRGSVLASKLPESVPAVSIDRQCGSSQQAIQFAAQAIMSGTQDVVIASGVESMTRVPMGATGMLFAKAGLGTSKSPRQEARYPGVQFSQFMGAQMIADKYGFTREQLDEYALESHRRAAAATERGAFKDEIVGLMVETPEGEICHVTDEGIRFDATFEGIHAVKLLQEGGVISAANASQICDGASAVMVVSERALKEHGLTPLARIHNLTVTGGDPVVMLEEPLFATDKALKRAGMKIEDIDLYEVNEAFAPVPLAWLKHVGGDPAKLNVNGGAIALGHPLGASGTKLMATLVHALHKTGGRYGLQTMCEGGGIANVTIVERL; encoded by the coding sequence ATGCCTGAAGCCTATATCGTCGAAGCGGTCCGCACGGCCGGTGGCAAGCGCGGTGGCAAGCTCGCCGGATGGCATCCCGCCGACATGGGCGGCGCAGTTCTCGACGCGGTGATCGATCGCACGGGGATCGATCCGGCGGCGGTCGAGGACGTCATCATGGGCTGCGTCAGCCAAGGCGGCGAACAGGGTTTCCAGATTGGCCGCGGCTCCGTGCTTGCGTCCAAGCTACCGGAAAGCGTTCCGGCCGTATCGATCGACCGGCAGTGCGGATCGTCGCAACAGGCGATCCAGTTCGCGGCGCAGGCGATCATGTCCGGCACGCAGGATGTCGTGATCGCCAGTGGCGTCGAAAGCATGACGCGCGTGCCCATGGGCGCGACCGGGATGCTGTTCGCCAAGGCGGGCTTGGGCACGTCCAAGTCGCCGCGCCAGGAGGCGCGATATCCGGGCGTGCAGTTCAGCCAGTTCATGGGCGCGCAGATGATCGCCGACAAATACGGCTTCACGCGCGAACAGCTGGACGAATATGCGCTTGAATCGCACCGCCGTGCGGCGGCGGCGACCGAGCGCGGCGCCTTCAAGGATGAGATCGTCGGCCTTATGGTCGAAACGCCCGAGGGTGAGATCTGCCACGTGACGGACGAGGGCATCCGCTTCGACGCGACGTTCGAGGGCATCCACGCGGTCAAGCTGTTGCAGGAAGGCGGCGTGATCTCGGCCGCGAATGCCAGCCAGATCTGCGACGGGGCGAGCGCGGTGATGGTCGTCAGCGAACGCGCGCTGAAGGAACATGGGCTGACGCCTTTGGCCCGCATCCACAACCTGACGGTGACCGGCGGCGACCCCGTCGTGATGCTGGAGGAACCGCTGTTCGCGACCGACAAGGCGCTGAAGCGTGCCGGCATGAAGATCGAGGATATCGACCTGTACGAAGTGAACGAGGCGTTCGCGCCGGTGCCGCTCGCATGGCTGAAGCATGTCGGCGGCGATCCGGCGAAGCTGAACGTCAATGGCGGCGCGATCGCGTTGGGGCATCCGCTGGGCGCGTCGGGCACGAAGCTGATGGCGACGTTGGTACATGCGCTGCACAAGACCGGCGGGCGCTACGGCCTGCAGACGATGTGCGAAGGCGGCGGGATCGCCAACGTGACGATCGTCGAGCGGCTTTAA
- a CDS encoding ABC-F family ATP-binding cassette domain-containing protein has product MAAPILAYENLGLVQGSGWLFRGLDVHVGPRDRLALIGRNGAGKTTLLKLIAGKIDADEGRRTIQPGTRVILLEQEPDLRTFATLGDYVLGGDDAPLQYEAEAIADQLGIDLSREAASASGGERRRAAIVRALAQDPDVLLLDEPTNHLDIAAIDWLEEWLGRFRGAFIVISHDRTFLTRLTKQTLWLDRGTVRRAEIGFGGFEAWTEQVYAEEQRNAEKLDAKLKLEEHWLLRGVTGRRKRNQGRLTKLFEMRETRAAMMGPPGTANLTIGSDDARSKIVIDVKHVSKSFGDRPIITDLNLRVSRRDRIGIVGQNGAGKTTLLKLLTGELAPDSGTVKLAQNVERIVIDQQRSKMAPDKTVREVLADGGDWIEVQGVKKHIIGYLKEFLFEPGLVDAQVGTLSGGERSRLLLAREFARPSNLLVLDEPTNDLDLETLDLLQEVISDYDGTVLIVSHDRDFLDRTVTITLGLDGSGTVDVVAGGYEDWEAKRKAAAPKRGGGNRKVQATAPPPPPPPKVKLTYKDQRDYETLPKRIETLDAAILRDEKALADPALYSKDFARFEMLTKAVENARAEKEAAELRWLELAEMVEG; this is encoded by the coding sequence ATGGCTGCACCAATCCTCGCTTACGAAAATCTCGGTCTCGTCCAGGGCTCCGGCTGGCTGTTTCGCGGCCTCGACGTCCATGTCGGTCCGCGCGACCGGCTGGCGCTGATCGGGCGCAACGGCGCGGGCAAGACGACGTTGCTGAAACTGATCGCCGGGAAGATCGATGCCGACGAGGGGCGTCGCACGATCCAGCCGGGCACGCGCGTCATCCTGCTGGAACAGGAGCCGGATCTGCGCACGTTCGCGACGCTTGGCGATTATGTTCTCGGCGGCGACGATGCGCCGCTGCAATATGAAGCGGAGGCGATCGCCGACCAGCTCGGCATCGACCTGTCGCGCGAGGCGGCATCGGCATCGGGCGGCGAGCGGCGTCGTGCGGCAATCGTACGGGCGCTGGCGCAGGATCCGGACGTGCTGCTGCTCGACGAGCCGACCAACCATCTGGATATCGCGGCGATCGACTGGCTGGAGGAATGGCTGGGCCGGTTCCGCGGCGCGTTCATCGTCATCAGCCACGATCGCACCTTCCTGACGCGGCTGACCAAGCAGACCCTGTGGCTCGACCGCGGAACCGTGCGGCGCGCGGAGATCGGGTTCGGCGGGTTCGAAGCGTGGACGGAGCAGGTCTATGCCGAGGAACAGCGCAATGCCGAGAAGCTGGATGCGAAGCTGAAGCTGGAAGAGCATTGGCTGCTGCGTGGCGTGACCGGGCGGCGCAAGCGCAATCAGGGGCGCCTGACCAAACTGTTCGAGATGCGCGAGACGCGCGCGGCGATGATGGGGCCGCCGGGTACCGCGAACCTGACGATCGGCAGCGACGATGCGCGCAGCAAGATCGTCATCGACGTCAAGCATGTCTCGAAATCGTTCGGCGATCGCCCGATCATCACCGATCTGAACCTGCGCGTGTCGCGGCGCGACCGGATCGGCATCGTCGGCCAGAACGGCGCGGGCAAGACGACGCTGCTGAAACTGCTGACCGGCGAACTGGCGCCGGATTCGGGCACGGTGAAGCTCGCTCAGAATGTCGAGCGGATCGTGATCGATCAGCAGCGCAGCAAGATGGCACCCGACAAGACGGTGCGCGAAGTGCTGGCGGATGGCGGCGACTGGATCGAGGTGCAGGGCGTCAAGAAGCACATCATCGGCTATCTGAAGGAATTCCTGTTCGAACCAGGGCTGGTCGATGCGCAGGTCGGAACTTTGTCGGGTGGCGAGCGGTCGCGCCTGCTGCTTGCGCGCGAATTCGCCCGTCCGTCGAACCTGCTGGTGCTGGACGAACCGACCAACGATCTCGATCTGGAAACGCTCGACCTGCTGCAGGAAGTGATCAGCGATTATGACGGTACCGTCCTGATCGTCAGCCACGATCGCGACTTCCTGGATCGCACGGTCACGATCACGCTCGGTTTGGACGGTTCGGGTACGGTCGACGTGGTCGCGGGCGGTTACGAGGATTGGGAAGCCAAGCGCAAGGCGGCGGCGCCGAAGCGCGGCGGCGGCAATCGTAAGGTGCAGGCCACCGCGCCGCCGCCGCCTCCACCGCCGAAGGTCAAGCTGACGTACAAGGATCAGCGCGATTACGAGACCTTGCCGAAGCGGATCGAGACGCTGGATGCGGCGATCCTGCGTGACGAGAAGGCGCTGGCGGATCCTGCGCTCTATTCGAAGGACTTTGCGCGGTTCGAGATGCTGACCAAGGCGGTCGAGAACGCACGCGCGGAAAAGGAAGCGGCGGAACTGCGTTGGCTGGAACTCGCCGAGATGGTCGAAGGCTAG
- a CDS encoding DEAD/DEAH box helicase, whose product MNFAQLGLAEPLVRALEAKGYTTPTPIQQQSIPTLLQGRDLLGIAQTGTGKTAAFVLPSIQRMVEAPKQIHPTHCRMLVLAPTRELASQIADSARDYGKFSKMSVATVFGGTSINKNRQDMSRGVDILVATPGRLLDLIEQRFVSLAMLEILVLDEADQMLDLGFIHALRKIVRMLPKQRQTLFFSATMPNAIRELADQFLKDPATVKVAPVSTTAERVEQFATHVNQGEKQALLTIHLRNPEIERCLVFTRTKHGADRVVKLLGHAGIAANAIHGNKSQPQRERALGEFKSGKVKVLIATDIAARGIDVSGVSHVFNFELPNVPEQYVHRIGRTARAGASGVAISFVADDEKSYLRDIEKLTRVKPTMMPLPEGFTAEAAKIKANRPAGSDDDRRRDDSGRHRAPPKATHSARPTGQRADGAARPAGHSEGRGGDNRGARPAGAGRPGGQGRPGGQGRPGGNGPRRQGAGGGGGGDRRSPAAG is encoded by the coding sequence ATGAATTTCGCACAACTCGGCTTGGCCGAACCTTTGGTCCGCGCGCTCGAAGCGAAGGGCTATACCACCCCCACCCCGATCCAGCAGCAGTCGATCCCGACGCTGTTGCAGGGCCGCGACCTGCTCGGCATCGCGCAGACCGGCACCGGCAAGACCGCGGCCTTCGTGCTGCCGTCAATCCAGCGCATGGTGGAGGCGCCGAAGCAGATCCATCCGACGCATTGCCGCATGCTTGTCCTTGCGCCGACGCGCGAACTGGCCAGCCAGATCGCCGACAGCGCACGTGATTACGGCAAGTTCAGCAAGATGAGCGTCGCCACCGTGTTCGGCGGTACGAGCATCAACAAGAACCGTCAGGACATGAGCCGCGGCGTCGACATCCTGGTCGCCACGCCGGGTCGCTTGCTCGACTTGATCGAACAGCGCTTCGTCAGCCTCGCGATGCTGGAAATCCTCGTCCTCGACGAAGCCGACCAGATGCTCGACCTCGGCTTCATCCACGCGCTGCGCAAGATCGTCCGCATGTTGCCGAAGCAGCGCCAGACCTTGTTCTTCTCCGCGACGATGCCGAACGCGATCCGCGAACTGGCCGACCAGTTCCTGAAGGATCCGGCAACCGTGAAGGTCGCGCCGGTATCCACCACGGCGGAGCGCGTCGAGCAGTTCGCGACGCATGTGAACCAGGGCGAGAAGCAGGCGCTGCTGACGATCCACCTGCGCAACCCGGAAATCGAGCGTTGCCTGGTCTTCACGCGCACCAAGCACGGTGCCGACCGCGTCGTGAAGTTGCTGGGTCATGCCGGCATCGCCGCCAACGCGATCCACGGCAACAAGAGCCAGCCGCAGCGCGAACGTGCGCTGGGCGAGTTCAAGTCGGGCAAGGTCAAGGTCTTGATCGCGACCGACATTGCCGCACGCGGCATCGACGTCTCGGGCGTCAGCCACGTGTTCAACTTCGAACTGCCGAACGTTCCGGAACAGTATGTCCACCGCATCGGCCGCACCGCGCGTGCGGGCGCATCGGGCGTGGCGATCAGCTTCGTGGCGGATGACGAGAAGAGCTACCTGCGCGACATCGAGAAGCTGACGCGCGTCAAGCCGACGATGATGCCGCTGCCGGAAGGCTTCACCGCCGAAGCCGCGAAGATCAAGGCCAACCGTCCGGCCGGCAGCGACGATGATCGCCGCCGCGACGATTCGGGCCGTCACCGTGCGCCGCCCAAGGCGACGCATTCGGCGCGTCCGACCGGCCAGCGTGCCGACGGTGCCGCGCGTCCGGCGGGTCATTCCGAAGGCCGTGGCGGCGACAATCGCGGTGCCCGTCCCGCGGGTGCAGGTCGTCCCGGCGGTCAGGGTCGTCCGGGTGGCCAGGGTCGCCCCGGCGGCAACGGCCCGCGTCGCCAGGGTGCCGGCGGCGGTGGCGGCGGTGACCGTCGTTCGCCAGCCGCTGGCTGA
- a CDS encoding sensor histidine kinase, with amino-acid sequence MILIAAVWILVLLSGGGFALDRVLSSAITRNFDDQLEYVLTALIVSAEIGPDGEVVFNREPADQRFLEPYSGLYWQVSAKGREAFPSRSLWDRRLAYGSPHSDREVHVYDTAQFPTEKLRLLERDVKLPGSPVRWRFQVAQSREGLDAQINALRKTLVRSFALLGLGLLVMAALQTFYGLWPLRKVREEIARMRSGKSRQIERPMPIEVAPMVEELNGLIAHNERQAEEARRHAGNLAHALKTPLTVIMNAATAEADDLGETVVREARTMRRQVDHHLARARAVGRRGSAHSRADVWPSLESVERAVARLYRHVRIDTDGPKDLQVHVERQDLDEMLGNLIENAAKYGGGSVFVTVGQHSGFVEFLIEDDGMGIPEEQRVRIFDRGVRLDTGKPGTGLGMAIVRDVAEIYEGTVSLEESEDLGGLLVRLRLPAAN; translated from the coding sequence ATGATCCTCATCGCGGCGGTGTGGATCCTGGTGCTGCTGTCGGGCGGTGGCTTCGCCCTGGACCGTGTGCTGTCTTCCGCGATCACGCGTAATTTCGACGACCAGCTCGAATACGTCCTGACCGCGCTGATCGTGTCCGCCGAGATCGGACCGGACGGCGAGGTCGTGTTCAATCGCGAGCCGGCGGACCAACGCTTTCTCGAACCCTATTCCGGCCTCTACTGGCAGGTCAGCGCCAAGGGTCGCGAAGCGTTCCCGTCGCGGTCACTGTGGGACAGGCGTCTCGCATACGGCTCGCCGCATTCCGATCGCGAAGTGCATGTCTACGACACCGCCCAGTTCCCGACGGAGAAATTGCGCTTGCTCGAACGCGACGTGAAGCTGCCCGGATCACCCGTGCGCTGGCGGTTCCAGGTCGCGCAAAGTCGCGAGGGACTGGACGCGCAGATCAACGCCTTGCGGAAAACACTGGTCCGCAGCTTCGCTTTGCTCGGGCTGGGATTGCTCGTTATGGCCGCGCTCCAGACGTTTTACGGACTGTGGCCGCTGCGCAAGGTTCGCGAGGAGATTGCGCGGATGCGGTCGGGCAAGTCCCGCCAGATCGAACGCCCGATGCCGATCGAGGTCGCCCCAATGGTGGAGGAGCTTAACGGCCTGATCGCGCACAACGAACGTCAGGCGGAGGAAGCACGACGGCATGCGGGCAATCTGGCGCATGCGTTGAAGACCCCGCTGACCGTCATCATGAACGCCGCGACCGCGGAGGCCGACGACCTTGGCGAAACGGTGGTGCGCGAAGCGCGGACGATGCGCCGGCAAGTCGATCACCACCTCGCCCGCGCCCGCGCCGTCGGCCGTCGCGGATCGGCGCATAGCCGCGCGGATGTCTGGCCGAGCCTGGAATCGGTCGAGCGCGCGGTGGCGCGTCTTTACCGTCACGTCCGGATCGACACCGACGGACCGAAAGATTTGCAGGTCCATGTCGAGCGGCAGGATCTGGACGAAATGCTCGGCAACCTGATCGAGAATGCAGCCAAATATGGGGGCGGCAGCGTCTTCGTGACGGTCGGGCAGCATTCCGGCTTCGTCGAATTCCTGATCGAGGATGACGGCATGGGCATTCCGGAGGAACAGCGCGTCCGCATCTTCGATCGCGGCGTGCGGCTGGACACGGGCAAACCGGGCACCGGGCTAGGCATGGCGATCGTCCGCGACGTCGCCGAGATCTACGAGGGTACGGTGTCGCTGGAAGAGAGCGAGGATCTGGGCGGGCTGCTCGTCAGGCTGAGACTACCTGCGGCAAACTGA
- a CDS encoding response regulator transcription factor, producing MRVLIVEDEPNLGQQLKTTLEGAGYAIDLATDGEEGHFMGSTESYDAIVLDLGLPEIDGLTVLDRWRKEGRTAPVLVLTARDSWSDKVAGLDAGADDYVAKPFQSEELIARLRALIRRASGNASSELTAGDVRLDTRSGKVTKAGEPVKLTAQEYKLLSYLLHHKGKVVSRTELIEHIYDQDFDRDSNTIEVFVTRIRKKLGQDVITTIRGLGYSLEDPDA from the coding sequence ATGCGCGTCCTGATCGTCGAAGACGAACCCAATCTCGGCCAGCAGCTGAAGACCACGCTGGAAGGCGCGGGCTATGCGATCGACCTCGCGACCGATGGCGAGGAAGGTCATTTCATGGGCTCGACCGAAAGCTACGACGCGATCGTGCTGGACCTCGGGCTGCCGGAAATCGACGGCCTGACGGTGCTGGACCGCTGGCGCAAGGAAGGCCGCACCGCGCCGGTGCTGGTGCTGACCGCGCGGGACAGCTGGTCGGACAAGGTCGCGGGACTCGATGCCGGCGCGGACGACTATGTCGCCAAACCGTTCCAGTCCGAGGAATTGATCGCCCGGCTGCGCGCGCTGATCCGTCGCGCGAGCGGCAACGCCTCGTCCGAACTGACGGCGGGCGATGTCCGGCTCGACACGCGATCGGGCAAGGTCACCAAGGCTGGCGAGCCGGTGAAGCTGACCGCACAGGAATACAAGCTGCTCAGCTACCTGCTGCATCACAAGGGCAAGGTGGTCAGCCGTACCGAGTTGATCGAACATATCTACGATCAGGATTTCGACCGCGATTCGAATACGATCGAAGTGTTCGTTACCCGAATCCGCAAGAAGCTGGGCCAGGACGTGATCACCACGATCCGCGGCCTGGGCTATTCGCTCGAAGATCCGGATGCGTAA
- a CDS encoding PepSY domain-containing protein — protein MQADVRIHRLFKPAPLCDIPMKMPAVLFLTFLVAPAFVPVASAPATAEPAPPPQRRGDQVEAFEARRKGKILPLREIERRIVPQMRGAQYLGVELESYTGIYTLKFLRDGTVIWVEVDGASGRIIGRTGN, from the coding sequence ATGCAGGCTGACGTGCGCATTCACAGGCTGTTCAAGCCCGCGCCCCTATGCGACATCCCGATGAAGATGCCCGCCGTTCTTTTCCTGACCTTCCTTGTCGCTCCCGCATTCGTTCCGGTCGCCTCCGCTCCGGCGACGGCCGAACCCGCGCCGCCGCCGCAACGCCGCGGCGATCAGGTCGAGGCGTTCGAGGCGCGGCGCAAGGGCAAGATCCTGCCGCTGCGCGAGATCGAGCGGCGGATCGTGCCACAGATGCGCGGCGCGCAGTATCTGGGCGTCGAGCTGGAATCCTATACCGGCATTTACACGCTGAAATTCCTGCGCGATGGCACGGTGATCTGGGTCGAGGTCGATGGCGCATCCGGCCGGATCATCGGCCGCACGGGCAATTGA
- a CDS encoding acyl-CoA thioesterase, giving the protein MPRPEAWRLDPASYPHHDVIQTRFQDLDVLGHINNVAMAGLFESARVRFNRAMALSGWHGHRWLVANITLNYLAEGHFPGDVEISTGISDIGTRSWQILAAAFQDGDCIATCDAVLVMSGGGGATALPEDFRAGLERHRVTRPG; this is encoded by the coding sequence ATGCCACGACCCGAAGCCTGGCGGCTCGACCCCGCATCCTATCCGCACCATGACGTGATCCAGACGCGTTTCCAGGATCTGGACGTGCTGGGCCATATCAACAACGTCGCGATGGCGGGCCTGTTCGAAAGCGCACGCGTCCGCTTCAACCGCGCGATGGCACTGAGCGGGTGGCACGGCCACCGCTGGCTGGTCGCGAACATCACGCTCAACTATCTGGCAGAAGGGCACTTCCCCGGCGACGTCGAAATCTCGACCGGCATCAGCGATATCGGAACGCGCAGCTGGCAGATCCTTGCCGCGGCATTCCAGGACGGCGACTGCATCGCGACGTGCGACGCGGTACTGGTGATGAGCGGCGGCGGCGGCGCGACCGCCCTGCCCGAAGACTTCCGCGCGGGGCTGGAAAGACACAGGGTCACGCGACCGGGGTGA
- a CDS encoding LLM class flavin-dependent oxidoreductase has translation MTAFSLLDLVPVIEGGSVSQALANAADLARHAESVGFNRYWTAEHHGMAGIASAATSVVLGHVAAATSTIRIGAGGIMLPNHAPLAIAEQFGTLDALFPGRIDLGLGRAPGSDQRVAHAMRRNLQSDANAFPQDVLELQSLFADDGQTGITATPGAGAKVDLWILGSSTFGAQLAAALGLPYAFASHFAPDALASAIAIYRRDFRPSAVLERPYLMAGFNVFAADTDEEAELLASSQQQAFVALRTGNPGKLKPPVAGYRDTLGVQGQSILDHVLQCSAVGGPAKVARGIAEFVTRTGVDELMIATSIYDHEARKRSLTITADAMAELKVAA, from the coding sequence ATGACAGCTTTTTCCCTGCTCGACCTCGTCCCCGTCATCGAGGGCGGTTCCGTTTCCCAGGCGCTTGCGAATGCAGCCGATCTTGCGCGGCATGCCGAAAGCGTGGGCTTCAACCGCTACTGGACCGCGGAGCATCACGGCATGGCGGGCATCGCCAGCGCGGCGACATCCGTCGTGCTGGGGCATGTCGCGGCGGCAACGAGCACGATCCGGATCGGGGCGGGCGGCATCATGCTGCCGAATCATGCGCCGCTCGCGATTGCCGAACAATTCGGTACGCTGGATGCGCTGTTTCCGGGGCGGATCGATCTGGGGCTGGGGCGCGCGCCGGGATCGGACCAGCGCGTCGCGCACGCCATGCGCCGCAACCTGCAAAGCGATGCCAACGCGTTCCCGCAGGATGTGCTGGAACTTCAAAGCCTGTTCGCCGACGACGGCCAGACCGGCATCACCGCGACGCCCGGTGCGGGGGCGAAGGTTGACCTCTGGATCCTCGGATCCAGCACGTTCGGTGCGCAACTCGCCGCCGCGCTGGGCCTGCCCTATGCCTTTGCGTCGCACTTCGCGCCGGATGCGCTGGCCTCGGCGATCGCGATCTACCGCCGCGATTTCCGCCCATCGGCCGTGCTGGAGCGCCCGTATCTGATGGCCGGTTTCAACGTGTTCGCCGCCGATACGGATGAGGAAGCGGAGTTGCTCGCCAGTTCGCAGCAACAGGCGTTCGTCGCGCTGCGCACCGGCAATCCGGGCAAGCTGAAGCCGCCAGTCGCGGGCTATCGCGATACGCTGGGTGTGCAGGGACAGTCGATCCTCGACCACGTGCTGCAATGTTCTGCGGTAGGTGGTCCGGCCAAGGTCGCACGCGGTATCGCCGAGTTCGTCACGCGTACCGGTGTGGATGAACTGATGATCGCGACTTCGATCTACGATCACGAGGCCCGCAAGCGCAGCCTCACGATTACGGCGGATGCGATGGCGGAACTGAAGGTCGCGGCGTAG